The window CTACAGTGACATTTTTTTCATCGACGGCTTCAAATGTTCTATCAACTGTTTGAGGGAGGCATCATGCCAGGATGGAAAAGTGAGCAAACACATTATCCTGAACCACTAGTGAGATCCAGTAAGCTCATTCCATCGGAAAATGCCATAAATGCATCAACGGCCTGTACTATGAGATGGCGAAACTGACAAGCATTGCCCAGTATACACTGGTTATTGCCAGATGGGTGACAGGCGCCAGGGGATTCTTTTTCAGTTTCCATGAGCCGCATAATATGACCGACGTTGATGTTTCTGGCAGACACAGCCAGACGGATGCCACCAGTACCTCCCCGGGTACCTTGTACGATCCCGGCATGACACAGGTGTTGTACAACTTTCACAAGATGATTGTGCGAAATGCCCTGCAACTCAGTGATGTTCCTGACGGTAACACGCGAATCAGGATTACACGCCAAGTGGATCAACACACGGAAAGCGTAGTCGGTACGCAGCGAAAGAGGCATCAACCCCACCACCCATAGGCACGTGTTGACTGATTTTCCCAAGCAGCCTCTCAGAATATTGCCAACGGGCTGCTGTACCAGGCAACCGTGACGCAGGGCATTCGTGACATAGGGGAGTAGAGTACGCAAAATGGAGTTGCCTGCGCGTCTGTTCCTCTACTGTCATGAATTAGGTTACCTTCGAGTTTGGAAAGGTGACACACACACCAAATCCTCTGGCAGATCCTGTAAGTGGGGAACGTAAGCGCAGAGTAACGTCCATTTGGGTAGCGATATTACTGGCAATGGCGAGACCCAGGCCACTGCCATGATTACCGGTCCCGCCGCGCACGAATGGGCTAGTCAGCCGCTGGAATATGCCGGGTGGCAGCGCGGGGCAGTCATTGGTGATGTCGATTCCACCATCTGGTAGCACGGCCACCCGCACGGGCATATGGTGCCCTCCATGCAGCAGGGCGTTTTCAAGCAGGTTGCGCAACATGATGCCGGTCGCATCCATGTCACCATGTACGAATATGTGGTGAATCCCGTCTGGCGCGATGACAATGCCCTGCCCGTCACACGGATTATGCCCAAGATCATCGACAAGGACATGCACTACGGTCATCAGGTCGAAACGGTCGCGCCGGAAAGCGACGCCGGACGAGGCGCGGGAAAACTGCAGCAGTTTTTCCACCGTGCGGCCCAGCCTGCGGGTCCGGTCGGCAATGAGCTCCACCCGCCGGCCCGTATCCGAAGCCGCCGGCATCAGTCGGCCCAGCATCTGTACCTGCGCCAGAAGGGCTCCAAGCGGGTTACGCAGTTCATGCGCAGCGCTTGCGGCAAAGGCG is drawn from Komagataeibacter xylinus and contains these coding sequences:
- a CDS encoding Rrf2 family transcriptional regulator; amino-acid sequence: MPLSLRTDYAFRVLIHLACNPDSRVTVRNITELQGISHNHLVKVVQHLCHAGIVQGTRGGTGGIRLAVSARNINVGHIMRLMETEKESPGACHPSGNNQCILGNACQFRHLIVQAVDAFMAFSDGMSLLDLTSGSG